One part of the Actinotignum schaalii genome encodes these proteins:
- a CDS encoding alpha/beta fold hydrolase: MKLATHIHEGAGIPLVLLHAMPMTSRMWEGVRAELSDLHTIAIDAPGFGDSPSGSEVDDAAGATTPHINSYLTALEETLAEYDSIVLAGISMGATVTAAYALRNPQQIAGLALLDGSILGPEPSPSPREKAIEKLASGQSWDVLAGWVDTMLSSAASRELKEKVAAYFKTVDAGAFSWLQQMMLTRPDTRGVMDLDVPILLLRGVDDPNAKHEEFAQLHEVRPDQPFVELEGASHFSAVEKPHEVATALRELYKAATR; encoded by the coding sequence ATGAAACTTGCCACACATATTCACGAAGGTGCGGGTATCCCGCTTGTTCTGCTCCACGCTATGCCGATGACGTCCCGGATGTGGGAGGGCGTGCGCGCTGAGCTTTCGGATCTGCACACGATTGCTATTGACGCCCCCGGTTTCGGGGACTCACCTTCCGGTTCTGAGGTCGACGACGCCGCGGGCGCCACCACGCCACATATCAATTCTTACCTGACCGCCCTCGAAGAAACTTTGGCGGAATACGATTCCATCGTGCTCGCCGGAATTTCCATGGGTGCTACCGTCACCGCTGCTTATGCCCTGCGCAATCCCCAGCAGATCGCCGGGCTGGCGCTGCTAGACGGCTCGATTCTGGGGCCGGAGCCCTCGCCCTCCCCGCGAGAAAAGGCCATTGAGAAGCTCGCCTCGGGCCAGAGCTGGGATGTGCTGGCCGGCTGGGTGGATACCATGCTGAGCTCGGCGGCCAGCCGGGAACTCAAGGAGAAGGTTGCCGCCTATTTCAAGACGGTAGATGCCGGGGCTTTCTCCTGGTTGCAGCAGATGATGCTGACCCGCCCGGATACTCGCGGGGTTATGGACCTGGATGTTCCTATCCTGCTGCTGCGCGGCGTGGATGATCCGAATGCCAAGCACGAAGAATTTGCCCAGCTGCATGAGGTGCGTCCGGATCAACCGTTCGTGGAACTTGAGGGCGCCAGCCACTTCTCCGCGGTGGAAAAGCCGCACGAGGTTGCTACCGCGCTGCGCGAGCTCTACAAGGCAGCTACCCGCTAG
- a CDS encoding N-acetylglucosamine-6-phosphate deacetylase yields MGFLYGRAALPGGVRECDIAWDNGVFTRVTPSETRTHTTTKNDDAAPGHQAGAAAHADAGVRASAAGAAGADSGDELPEGWLILPGLVDEHCHGGGGASFPDAEDSAEVAQAAGEHLAHGTTSIAAALTTLSVERMEAGASLMADAVEDGTLAAILIEGPFLSSERAGAQNPAYLEAPSVEIATRLLDAARGHAWGMTLAPELSGASEVVDLLLDRGVVPTWGHTHAEAGPARELQERAVAGGAIPVATHLFNAMRELRHRAPGPVAEYLAAARRGSCVVELIGDGVHISSELVRNVVEIVGPENIALITDAMAAAGMADGTYELGGLRVHVTDGQARLRGGNLAGGTSHLLDIVRTVVGAGVELNDAVTMASATPARVMGLDDRGTLDVGKRADLLVVDEELRPRRVYRAGKLVAQDGKLVV; encoded by the coding sequence ATGGGGTTCTTATACGGCCGGGCAGCGTTGCCCGGCGGCGTGCGCGAATGCGATATCGCGTGGGACAACGGAGTTTTCACGCGGGTAACGCCCAGTGAAACGCGCACACACACAACTACGAAGAACGACGACGCAGCTCCCGGCCACCAGGCCGGCGCGGCTGCGCATGCTGATGCCGGGGTGCGCGCGAGCGCCGCGGGCGCCGCTGGTGCTGATTCCGGCGATGAGCTGCCCGAAGGCTGGCTTATCCTGCCCGGGCTTGTCGACGAGCACTGCCACGGCGGGGGAGGAGCCTCCTTCCCGGACGCGGAGGATAGCGCGGAGGTGGCGCAGGCGGCCGGGGAGCACCTGGCCCACGGCACCACCTCCATAGCCGCGGCCCTCACCACCTTGAGCGTGGAACGCATGGAAGCCGGGGCGAGCCTCATGGCTGACGCGGTCGAGGATGGCACCCTGGCCGCGATCCTTATCGAGGGCCCTTTCCTTTCCAGCGAGCGGGCCGGTGCCCAGAACCCGGCCTATTTGGAAGCTCCGAGCGTGGAGATCGCCACCCGCCTTCTCGATGCGGCCCGCGGGCACGCCTGGGGGATGACGCTCGCCCCCGAACTTTCGGGGGCGAGCGAGGTGGTGGACCTCCTGCTCGACCGCGGTGTAGTTCCTACCTGGGGGCATACCCACGCGGAGGCCGGCCCGGCGCGTGAGCTCCAGGAGCGGGCGGTGGCGGGCGGGGCCATCCCGGTAGCCACCCACCTGTTTAATGCCATGCGCGAATTGCGTCACCGCGCGCCCGGCCCGGTGGCCGAGTATTTAGCTGCCGCGCGCCGCGGCAGCTGCGTCGTCGAACTTATTGGAGACGGCGTGCATATTAGCTCCGAGCTGGTGCGCAACGTGGTCGAAATTGTGGGCCCGGAAAATATCGCGCTCATTACCGACGCGATGGCGGCCGCCGGCATGGCAGATGGCACCTATGAGCTGGGCGGGCTGCGCGTGCACGTGACCGACGGGCAGGCGCGGCTGCGCGGGGGTAATCTCGCGGGCGGCACCTCGCATCTGCTTGATATTGTGCGCACCGTGGTCGGCGCAGGAGTGGAGTTGAACGACGCCGTCACCATGGCGAGCGCCACTCCGGCGCGCGTCATGGGCTTGGATGATCGCGGGACGCTCGACGTGGGCAAACGCGCGGATCTGCTGGTGGTGGATGAGGAGCTGCGCCCGCGTCGGGTCTACCGCGCCGGGAAGCTGGTCGCGCAGGACGGCAAGCTGGTGGTATAG
- a CDS encoding DivIVA domain-containing protein: MADFELFPTVRRGYDKAQVDERIHQLADALAEARSRVAGLDAQVLRMSGELTELHSRLREDERPSYSGLGTRVERLLRGAEQQAMDVMSRANSDAELLVSRARSQAENLTSAAEKEAQETLDSSRTEAAQVRQRAEAEATELTTTSRRTAEELVTSAQREAERLEAKMRHDEAELNTRLTHEEEERRAALAQELAQARTRAEEEVTQLRTEAETEVARLRSEAEAEVAKIRAEAEREVAQLRADSAAARARSDEESRTAMAKFVDDAEARAASAERRLAEATKRANALTSSSEAEASAALSAAQTEARELVSAAREDAERMRREAREAAEESQRQADAHVAGLEEQRRTLTSYLEDMRTMLATSNIPLALDEIVGSAEERTAAEAAEAGQGAGDQDAGAGAAGDQGAGAGESSVTDAPSAGEAQTGEQAGDHSPAAVESDAAGGDTEEATNNQ, translated from the coding sequence ATGGCGGATTTTGAACTGTTTCCAACAGTACGCAGGGGTTACGACAAAGCTCAGGTCGATGAACGCATTCACCAGCTGGCTGATGCGCTCGCCGAGGCTCGGTCGCGGGTAGCGGGTTTGGATGCGCAGGTGCTGCGCATGTCCGGGGAGCTCACCGAGTTGCACAGCCGTTTGCGTGAGGATGAGCGCCCGTCCTATTCGGGCTTGGGTACCCGGGTGGAGCGGCTGTTGCGCGGGGCGGAACAGCAGGCGATGGACGTGATGAGCCGGGCGAATTCCGATGCGGAGTTGCTGGTTTCCCGGGCGCGCTCCCAGGCGGAAAATCTCACCTCCGCGGCGGAAAAAGAAGCCCAGGAAACTTTGGATTCTTCGCGTACCGAAGCGGCGCAGGTGCGCCAGCGCGCCGAGGCGGAAGCCACCGAATTGACCACAACGTCGCGGCGTACGGCCGAGGAGCTGGTGACCTCGGCCCAGCGCGAAGCTGAGCGTTTGGAGGCGAAAATGCGCCACGATGAGGCCGAGCTGAATACGCGGCTCACCCACGAGGAAGAGGAGCGGCGCGCGGCTCTGGCCCAGGAACTTGCGCAGGCGCGTACCCGGGCCGAAGAAGAGGTCACGCAGTTGCGTACCGAGGCGGAAACTGAGGTGGCGCGTTTGCGGAGCGAGGCGGAGGCCGAAGTCGCGAAGATCCGCGCGGAGGCCGAACGCGAGGTTGCGCAATTACGGGCGGATTCGGCCGCGGCCCGCGCGCGTTCCGATGAAGAATCGCGTACGGCCATGGCGAAGTTTGTCGACGACGCCGAGGCTCGGGCTGCCAGTGCGGAACGCCGCCTGGCGGAAGCCACGAAACGGGCCAATGCCCTGACTTCATCCTCGGAAGCTGAGGCGAGTGCGGCGCTGAGCGCCGCCCAGACCGAGGCCCGGGAACTGGTGAGCGCGGCGCGTGAAGATGCCGAGCGGATGCGCCGGGAAGCGCGCGAGGCCGCCGAGGAATCGCAGCGCCAGGCCGATGCCCACGTGGCGGGTCTGGAGGAGCAGCGGCGCACCCTCACCTCCTACCTGGAGGATATGCGCACCATGCTGGCCACCTCGAATATTCCGCTGGCCCTGGATGAAATCGTTGGCAGCGCCGAGGAGCGCACCGCCGCGGAGGCCGCTGAAGCCGGTCAGGGCGCCGGGGATCAGGACGCCGGGGCCGGCGCGGCTGGCGATCAGGGTGCCGGGGCTGGCGAATCTTCCGTAACGGACGCACCTTCCGCGGGCGAGGCACAGACCGGAGAACAGGCAGGAGATCACTCCCCCGCGGCCGTGGAATCTGATGCCGCCGGCGGAGACACCGAGGAAGCTACCAATAATCAGTAG